A single Xiphias gladius isolate SHS-SW01 ecotype Sanya breed wild chromosome 22, ASM1685928v1, whole genome shotgun sequence DNA region contains:
- the si:dkey-79d12.5 gene encoding maternal B9.15 protein has protein sequence MKREVKVGVNFLKRLVMARGNLDEAKAELFAEKLEKLLCDKYDDHWYPDCPSKGQAYRCIRINNGVLCDEVVLKACEESELTPSELGLLPEITLWIDPREVCARSGENSRPFTIACFEEEEEDEDGVKGEQDDSSVDSVNLDTSDYHSATSSDCGSTASSDTEDEAKDGETEGEQEKEEKEVVKKEAVEGDTYTVVMVPRVRKRHGEGPNKVKYVRNLLPASLQYFYHPAPVWPQYKQGAQVFLTTVCASPAPPPPPQKVFGYYILPQPSPQFILPQATLQPWGAVKG, from the exons ATGAAAAGAGAGGTGAAGGTTGGAGTCAACTTCCTCAAACGCCTGGTTATGGCACGTGGCAACCTCGATGAAGCCAAAGCAGAATTGTTTGCTGAGAAGCTAGAGAAGCTTTTATGTGACAAATATGATGACCACTGGTACCCTGACTGTCCCAGCAAAGGCCAAGCATACAG ATGCATCCGGATAAATAATGGAGTGCTTTGTGATGAAGTGGTCCTGAAGGCATGTGAGGAGAGTGAGCTCACACCCAGTGAGCTGGGCCTACTGCCTGAGATCACATTGTGGATCGACCCACGGGAGGTGTGTGCAAG ATCTGGAGAGAACAGCAGGCCCTTCACAATAGCCTGCTtcgaagaggaagaggaggacgaggatgGCGTGAAGGGAGAACAGGATGACTCCTCGGTGGACTCAGTAAACCTGGACACGTCAGATTACCACTCTGCTACCTCTTCCGATTGTGGTTCCACTGCGTCGAGTGACACAGAAGATGAGGCAAAGGATGGTGAGACGGAGggagaacaagaaaaagaagagaaggaggttGTCAAGAAGGAAGCGGTGGAAGGCGACACCTACACGGTAGTGATGGTGCCCAGGGTTCGGAAGCGACACGGAGAAGGACCAAATAAAGTCAAATACGTCAgaaatttg cTCCCTGCCAGCCTCCAGTACTTCTACCACCCTGCACCAGTTTGGCCTCAGTACAAGCAGGGCGCTCAAGTGTTCCTCACCACAGTGTGCGCGTCTCCGGCTCCGCCGCCTCCGCCCCAGAAGGTATTTGGCTACTACATCTTGCCGCAGCCGTCTCCACAGTTCATTCTGCCTCAGGCTACTCTGCAGCCATGGGGAGCTGTGAAGGGTTAG
- the kcnn4 gene encoding small conductance calcium-activated potassium channel protein 3 isoform X3: protein MPYPTWEGSKGETGQTEDGAAESDYRERGTGGRLVCALEMEMTDRDSKVDCVNCDGLINRNGGDPAEISVPLSLPGKRTTLMEGDDLYRLRDRKLLLEDKKRLCALALGTALLGILLMIIHAEICPFVYIPGSNIALIINCSISLSTGCLLVLIMAFHYKDIRLFVNDHNQVDWRIAMTSHRVLVITMELLVCSIHPVGTYWKVGIHANSSSSAPLCVSNDHNKALLDMELLLSVLMFLRLYLVHRAILLHSKVLLSVSYRSIGSLNNINFTFRFVLKVLMNKHPARTLLVFILFFWLTASWMLTLCERKTQASTSHMDMAMWLIAITFLTVGYGDVAPTTSCGRAVCLFTGVMGVACTAMLVAVVTKKLALNKGEKHVHFFMLDIQISKRIHHAAANVLRECWLLHRTNLTKGNRGEQRRHQRCLLEAIRV from the exons ATGCCTTACCCAACTTGGGAGGGAAGCAAAGGGGAGACCGGACAGACAGAGGACGGAGCAGCGGAGAGCGACtacagggagagagggacaggCGGCCGTCTCGTGTGCGctctggagatggagatgaCAGACCGCGACTCCAAAGTGGACTGTGTAAATTGCGATGGCTTGATCAATCGAAACGGCGGGGACCCGGCAGAAATATCCGTGCCGCTGTCACTTCCCGGGAAGCGGACAACTCTTATGGAGGGAGACGACCTCTACAGACTGCGAGACAGGAAGCTTTTATTAGAGGATAAAAAGCGCCTTTGCGCGTTGGCTTTGGGCACCGCTCTACTCGGGATACTGCTCATGATAATCCACGCTGAGATATGTCCCTTCGTGTATATACCG GGCTCAAACATCGCCTTAATTATCAACTGCTCCATCAGCCTGTCCACTGGGTGTCTCCTTGTCCTCATTATGGCTTTCCATTATAAGGACATCAGG CTGTTCGTCAATGACCACAACCAGGTGGACTGGCGTATTGCCATGACCAGCCACAGGGTTCTTGTGATCACTATGGAGCTGTTGGTCTGTTCCATCCATCCTGTTGGCACATACTGGAAGGTGGGCATCCATGccaactcctcttcctcagctccGCTCTGTGTGTCCAACGATCACAACAAGGCCCTGCTGGACATGGAGCTGCTGTTATCAGTGCTGATGTTCCTCCGTTTGTACTTGGTGCACAGAGCCATCCTGCTGCACAGCAAAGTGCTGCTGAGTGTCTCCTACAGGAGCATCGGCTCACTCAACAACATCAACTTCACCTTCCGCTTTGTTCTAAAGGTACTGATGAACAAACACCCGGCACGCACGCTGCTGgtcttcatcctcttcttttGGCTCACTGCGTCCTGGATGCTTACTCTGTGTGAGAG GAAGACCCAAGCATCCACAAGCCACATGGACATGGCTATGTGGCTCATAGCCATCACCTTCCTCACAGTGGGCTATGGGGATGTGGCACCCACCACCAGCTGTGGCAGGGCAGTGTGTCTCTTCACTGGAGTCATG GGTGTAGCATGCACTGCCATGCTCGTGGCAGTTGTGACCAAGAAGCTGGCGTTGAACAAAGGAGAGAAACATGTGCACTTCTTCATGCTGGACATCCAGATCTCTAAAAGG